The Pseudomonas viciae genomic interval GGTCCAGTAGTCGCCGTGGGTGACGGGCAACCAGGCCGAGAGCATTGCATCGAGCTTACCGGTGGCTACGCCCTGCCACATGATCCCGGTCGCGACGGCTTGCAGTTTCACGTCATAGCCGAGTTTCTGCTTGATGACTTCGGCCGCCACGTGGGTGGTCGCGACGCTGTCGGACCAGCCGTCAACGTAACCGATGCTCAGGGTTTTGGTTTCGGCGCTGGCCAGGGTGGAGCTGATCGCCAGTACCAGTGCGGCACCTGCGCCCAAGAGTCGTCGCATCTTCATCGTTACTTCCCCGAAAGTGCTGCGCCCGGCGGATGCCGAGCAGCGTCAACGTATTGTTATGGTGCACAGCGCCCCCATCACGCCCGCCTGCAAACCGGCCCGAACGCCAGTGGAGTACTGACCTGTCGATCATCAACCTGCGCCGATATGGAACCTGCTCTGCCTGCGACGTCCAGGCAACGAGAAACGACATCAGAAAGCCAGTAGACGATTTCGGCTGTCTTCGCCACTTATCCCGTCCGAATCTTGCGCAGCCCAATTCCCCGAGTCATCAGATAACTATCCGCTACTGCGCGCGAACGTGTATCGTCCCGCTACTATTATCGCGCCCCGTCCGCGCCTGTTTTGTGTCCGTCATGGCACTTGGCTCTGCTTCGGTGGTCATAGGCTGCGAACCTCATTCGGCACCTTCCTCTTAGGGATCTCGTCATGCTCCGTTCCTTGCGCTTCGCTGCCTTCGCCGGCGGCCTTATTCTGAGTGCGTCCGCGCTGGCGGTGGATATCGATGCCGCCAGCTACGGCTACCCCCTGACCAACCCGTTCGAGGCGACCATCGCCACCACGCCGCCGGACCTGCGCCCGGAGCTGCCAGCGATCGAGGACATCAATCAGGCGGATCACAGCCTGACCCTGCGCCCGGAGCGCGAGTTCATCCTGCCGGACAACTTCTGGCCGGTGAAAAGCCTCACCTACCGCATGGCCACCCAGGATAAACCCGCGCCGCTGATCTTCCTGATCGCCGGCACCGGTGCACGCTACGACAGCACCCTCAACGAATACCTCAAGCAGCTTTACTACAAGGCCGGCTACCACGTGGTGCAGCTGTCATCGCCCACCAGCTTCGACTTCATGAGTGCCGCTTCGCGCTTCGCCACGCCGGGTATTTCCAAGGAAGATGCCGAGGACATGTACCGGGTGATGCAGGCCGTGCGCGCGCAGAACCCGAAACTGCCGGTGACCGAGTATTACCTCACCGGCTACAGCCTCGGCGCCCTGGACGCAGCCTTCGTCGCGCACCTGGACGAAACCCGACGCAGTTTCAACTTCAAGAAAGTGTTGCTGCTGAACCCACCGGTGAACCTCTACACCTCGATCACCAACCTGGACAAACTGGTCCAGACCGAGGTCAAGGGCATCAACAACACCACCACCTTCTATGAACTGGTGCTGAATAAGCTGACCCGCTACTTCCAGCAAAAAGGCTACATCGACCTCAACGATGCCCTGCTCTACGACTTCCAGCAGTCCAAGCAACACCTGAGCAACGAGCAGATGGCGATGCTGATCGGCACCTCATTCCGTTTCTCGGCAGCCGACATCGCCTTCACCTCGGACCTGATCAACCGTCGCGGCCTGATCATCCCGCCGAAATTCCCGATCACCGAAAGCACCAGCCTGACACCGTTTCTCAAGCGCGCGCTGCAATGCGACTTCGACTGCTACCTGACCGAGCAGGTGATCCCGATGTGGCGTGCGCGCACTGACGGCGGCAGCCTGTTGCAACTGGTCGACCAGGTCAGTCTGTACGCGCTGAAGGATTACCTGCAGGCCAGCCCGAAGATTGCCGTCATGCACAATGCCGATGACGTGATCCTTGGCCCAGGCGACCTGGGCTTCCTGCGCAAGACCTTTGGTGACCGCTTGACGGTTTACCCACTGGGCGGTCACTGCGGCAACCTTAACTACCGCGTCAACAGCGACGCCATGCTGGAGTTCTTCCGTGGCTAAATATCTCCTGCTTATCGCTGCGTTAATGAGTGCCGGCATGGTCCACGCCGATAACAGCAAGGCCAACGCGCCTGTGGTGGTGGATTCCGACGGTTTCAAGGAGCCGCTGAGCAAGCTCAAGTTCAACCCGGGGTTGGACCAGCGCGAGTTCGAACGCTCGACCCTCAACGCCCTGAACGTCTATGACCCGCTGGAATCCTGGAACCGTCGGGTCTACCACTTCAACTACCGCTTCGACCAATGGGTATTCCTGCCCGTCGTTGATGGCTACCAATACATCACCCCAAGCTTCGTGCGCACCGGAGTGAGCAACTTCTTCAATAACCTTGGGGACGTGCCGAACCTGATGAACAGCCTGCTGCAATTCAAGGGCAAGCGTTCGATGGAAACCACGGCGCGACTGCTGCTCAACACCACCGTTGGCATCGCCGGCCTGTGGGACCCGGCCACCGCCATGGGCCTGCCGCGCCAGAGCGAAGACTTCGGCCAGACCCTGGGTTTCTACGGTGTACCCGGTGGCGCGTACTTCGTACTGCCGATCTTCGGTCCGTCGAACCTGCGCGATACCTCGGGCTTGCTGGTGGACTACACGGCCGAATCGGCGATCAACTTCCTGAACGTCTCCGAAGTCAGCGGCAACCACCCGGAGCTGCTGCTCCTGCGCGCCGTGGACAAGCGCTACCAGACCAGCTTCCGCTATGGCCAGCTGAACACGCCGTTCGAGTATGAGAAGGTGCGTTACGTGTACACCGAGTCGCGTAAGTTGCAGATTGCCGAGTAAGCCAACACAAAACCAATGTGGGAGCGGGCTTGCCCGCTCCCACAGTTTTAATGCGTTGTCTGGGTTAGCCTTTCAGCGCCTTCCAGACTTTGCCGACCGCCAGCACACCCACCAACACCGCTGCCCCCGCGACGATCCCCGCCACCGCATTGAGCAACATCGGCACGATAAACCCAGCGCCGCCGGCACTGGCTGCCACGCCTTCGATCCAGTGATGCACCACCGGCACACCATGGGTGAGGATGCCGCCGCCCACCAGGAACATCGCCGCCGTGCCGATCACCGACAGGCTTTTCATCATGTAGGGCGCGGCACGCAGGATGGCGCCGCCGATGCTTTTGGCGGCTTGTCCTGGCTTCTGTGTCAGCCAGAGGCCCAGGTCATCGAGCTTGACGATGCCGGCCACCAGGCCGTAGACACCAACGGTCATGACGATGGCGATGCCCGACAACACGATTACCTGCTGGGTCAGCGGCGCATCGGCGACGGTGCCGAGGGTAATGGCGATGATTTCCGCTGAAAGAATAAAGTCAGTGCGTACCGCGCCTTTGATCTTGTCCTTTTCAAAGGCCACCAGATCGACCGCCGGATCAGCCACGGCCTCGACCAGTTGCGCATGTTCAGCCTGGTCTTCGGCCGGGCTGTGGAGGAACTTGTGGGCCAGTTTTTCGAACCCTTCGAAACACAAGTAGGCGCCACCCACCATCAACAACGGCGTCACCAGCCATGGCACGAAAGCGCTGATCGCCAGCGCCGACGGCACCAGGATCAACTTGTTGATAAACGACCCCTTGGCCACTGCCCAGACCACCGGCAGCTCCCGCTCGGCACGCACACCAGAGACTTGCTGGGCATTGAGCGCCAGGTCATCGCCGAGTACCCCGGCGGTTTTCTTGGCGGCCATCTTGGTCATCAACGCAACGTCGTCGAGCACGGTGGCGATATCGTCGATCAATACCAGCAAACTGCTTCCGGCCATGGAGGGGCTCCTTGAATAATAATGCTGCGCAGCATACCGCGAGCGGCGGTGCCATGGGGGCATTCTTGAGCGCCGCGCGAGGCCGGTGCTACCATGCGCCACCGCCAGAACAGGCAAGGAACCCCTGGGTTTATGAGCACTATCCGCGAGCGCAACAAAGCATTGATCCTGCGTGCCGCCAGCGAGGAATTTGCCGACAAGGGCTTCGCCGCGACCAAGACCAGCGACATCGCGGCCAAGGCCGGCCTGCCCAAACCCAACGTCTATTACTACTTCAAATCCAAGGAAAACCTCTACCGCGAGGTCCTGGAAAGCATCATCGAACCGATCCTCCAGGCCTCGACACCGTTCAATGCCGACGGCGTGCCGGGTGAAGTGCTGAGCAACTACATCCGCTCCAAAATCCGCATCTCCCGCGACCTGCCCTTCGCCTCGAAAGTCTTCGCCAGCGAAATCATGCATGGCGCCCCCCACCTGAGCCCCGACCTGGTGGAGCAACTCAACGCCCAGGCCCGGCACAACATCGACTGCATCCAGACCTGGATCGACCGCGGCCAAATCGCCCCGATCGACCCCAACCACCTGATGTTCAGCATCTGGGCCGCGACCCAGACCTATGCCGATTTCGACTGGCAGATCAGCGCGGTGACCGGCAAAGCGAAGCTCGATGAAGCGGATTATGAAGCGGCGGCACAGACGATTATTCGGTTGGTGTTGAAGGGGTGTGAGGTGAGCTGAAAGACTGTGGTGAGCCCATTCGCGAGCAAGCCCGCTCCCACAGGGGATTTGCTGCGTTCAGACATTTTGTGTCCATCACCGAACCTGTGGGAGCGGGCTTGCTCGCGAAGGCGCCAATCCACTCACCGCAAATTCAAGCAGTAGCCCCCGCATCTGCCAGCAACCCCACCCCCTCCACAGCCCTGACCGCCACCTGCTCATCAAGGTCCGAAACATCCCCACTGACACCAATCGCCCCAAGCACTTTCCCATCCTGGTCCCTGATCAACACCCCACCCGGTGCCGGCACGACGCTGCCCTGACCCACCCCATTCAAAGCCGCAAAGAACGCTGGGCGTTGCTGGGCGTCCTGGGCCAACAGGCGTGAGCCTTTGCCCAAGGCGATGGCGCCCCAGGCTTTGCCGATGGCGATTGGTGGGCGAAGCAGGCTGGCGCCGTCTTCGCGCTGCAAGGTGATCAGGTGTCCGCCGCTGTCGAGGACCGCGACGGTCAGCGGTGCAGCGCTGACTTCACGACCTGCGGCTAGGGCCTGCCCCGCCAGGCCAAGGGCGACTTTCAAGGTTAGAGCGCTCATGGGTGCTGTCCTTCTTTTGTTATGGGAGAGCCTTATGGGTTTCGCTTTCGGCAAAACCGGATGCAACAAATAGAACACAACAAACTACATTTTTGTATACAAAAATCGCCGTTACCGACATAAATCATAGGATCTTAGGCCTTCCGACGAATGAAGCAGGCACTTGAGGAAAGGGATTGACCTGTCCAGCCAGCCGTGAATACACTCGACACACCAGCCACTTGTATACAATTACAAAACGTAAGAGGCACAAAACAATGAGCAAAATGAGAGCAATCGAAGCCGCCGTCCTGGTGATGCGCCGTGAAGGCGTGGACACCGCCTTCGGCATCCCGGGTGCTGCTATCAACCCGCTGTACTCTGCCCTGCAAAAGGTCGGCGGCATCGATCATGTCCTCGCTCGCCACGTTGAAGGCGCCTCGCACATGGCCGAGGGCTACACCCGCACCAAGGCCGGCAACATCGGCGTGTGCATCGGCACCTCGGGGCCGGCCGGCACCGACATGGTCACCGGGCTCTACAGCGCATCGGCCGACTCGATCCCGATCCTGTGCATCACCGGGCAAGCGCCCCGCGCCCGACTGCACAAAGAAGATTTCCAGGCTGTGGATATCACCAGCATCGTCAAACCGGTGACCAAGTGGGCAACCACCGTGCTGGAACCAGGCCAGGTGCCGTACGCATTCCAGAAAGCCTTCTATGAGATGCGCTCTGGCCGTCCAGGTCCGGTGCTGATCGACCTGCCCTTCGATGTGCAGATGGCCGAGATCGAATTCGACATCGACACCTACCAGCCATTGCCGCTGGCCAAACCCGCCGCCAACCGCGCGCAGGTCGAAAAGGCCCTGGCGATGCTCAATCAGGCGGAGCGCCCGCTGCTGGTGGCCGGTGGCGGCATCATCAACGCCGACGCGAGCGAACTGCTGGTGGAGTTCGCCGAGCTGACCGGCATTCCAGTCATTCCTACATTGATGGGCTGGGGCACTATCCCCGACGATCACCCGCTGATGGTCGGCATGGTCGGCCTGCAAACCTCCCACCGCTACGGCAACGCCACGCTGCTCAAGTCGGACGTGGTGTTGGGCATCGGCAATCGGTGGGCCAACCGTCATACCGGTTCGGTGGAGGTCTACACCGAGGGTCGCAGGTTCATTCATGTGGACATCGAGCCGACCCAGATCGGCCGGGTGTTCACCCCCGACCTGGGTATCGTTTCCGACGCGGCTTCGGCGCTGGCGGTGTTCATCGAAGTGGCCCGCGAATGGCAAGTCGCCGGCAAGTTGAAAGACCGCAGCGCCTGGTTGCAAGACTGCCAACAGCGCAAGGCCAGCCTGCAGCGCAAGACTCACTTCGACAACGTGCCGGTCAAGCCACAGCGGGTGTACGAAGAAATGAACCAGGTGTTCGGCAAGGACACCTGCTACGTCAGCACGATCGGCCTGTCGCAGATCGCCGGGGCGCAGTTCCTCCACGTGTATAAGCCGCGCCACTGGATCAACTGCGGCCAGGCAGGCCCATTGGGCTGGACCATTCCCGCCGCGCTGGGGGTGGTCAAGGCCGATCCGAGTCGCAAGGTCGTGGCGCTGTCGGGTGACTATGATTTCCAGTTCATGATCGAAGAGCTGGCGGTGGGTGCGCAGTTCAAGCTGCCGTATATTCACGTCGTGGTGAACAACTCCTACCTGGGGCTGATTCGCCAGGCCCAGCGCGGGTTTGACATGGACTACTGCGTGCAACTGTCCTTCGACAACCTCAATGCACCGGAGCTCAACGGTTATGGCGTGGACCACATCGCCGTGGCCGAAGGCCTGGGATGCAAGGCGCTGCGGGTGTTCGAGCCGTCCGGCATCCAACCGGCGCTGCGCCAGGCCCAGGCGATGATCGAGGAATTCAAGGTGCCGGTGATTGTCGAGATCATCCTGGAGCGGGTCACCAATATCTCCATGGGCACCGAGATCAACGCCGTCAACGAGTTCGAAGACCTGGCGCTGGTGGGCAACGATGCACCGACAGCCATTTCGCTACTTGACTGACATCCCAATGTGGGAGCGGGCTTGCTCGCGAAGACGGCTTCAGATCCAACAAAGATGTCGGCTGACACACCGCTTTCGCGAGCAAGCCCGCTCCCACAGGGGCCTGCCAACTATCTACAGGAGACCACCATGCCACGCTTTGCAGCCAACCTGTCCATGCTGTTCACCGAGCTGGATTTCCTCGCCCGTTTCGAAGCCGCCGCCAAGGCCGGTTTCACAGGCGTCGAATACCTGTTCCCTTACGACTACAGCTCCGCCGAGCTCAAGGCGCTGCTCCAGGCCCATGGCCTGACCCAAGTGTTGTTCAACCTGCCGGCCGGCGACTGGGCCAAGGGCGAGCGCGGCATTGCCTGTCTGCCGGACCGGGTTGAAGAGTTCCGCTCGGGCGTTGACCTGGCGATCGCTTATGCCCAGGTGCTGGGCAACACCCAGGTCAACTGCCTGGCCGGGATTTGTCCGCAGAACTGCGATACGGCCCTGGTGGAGAAAACCTTCGTCGCCAACCTGAAATACGCCGCCGAGAAGTTGCAAGCCAAAGGCATCAAGCTGGTGATGGAGGCCATCAACACCCGCGACATCCCCGGCTTCTACCTGAACAACACCGCCCAGGCCCTGTCGATCCGCGAGCAGGTGGGCAGCGCCAACCTGTTCCTGCAATACGACATCTACCACATGCAAATCATGGAAGGTGACCTGGCCCGAACGCTGTCGGCGCACTTGGGCGAGATCAACCACGTGCAACTGGCCGACAACCCGGGGCGCAACGAGCCGGGCACGGGCGAGATCAACTATCACTTCCTGTTCGAACACCTGGACCGCATCGGCTACCAGGGCTGGGTCGGCTGCGAATACAAGCCACTGACCAGCACCGAAGCGGGATTGGGCTGGTTGAAAACCCATAACGCGATCTGACCCAACTCTTTCCTAATGTGGGAGCGGGCTTGCTCGCGAAGGCGGTGTACCAAACCGCATCTTCGTGAGCTGACACACCGCCTTCGCGAGCAAGCCCGCTCCCACAGGAAAGCAGTTCCCCATTTGCTTGAAACAGCGATAAAAACAAGAGGATTTTCCCATGGCTAAAATCGGATTCATCGGCACCGGCATCATGGGCCACCCCATGGCATTGAACCTGCAAAAGGCCGGTCACAGCCTGTTCCTGTCCCAGCACCACGACGCGGCCCCGGCCGACCTGCTGGCCGGTGGCGCGGTGGCGTTGGCCAACCCGAAGGAAGTGGCCCAGGAAGCCGAGTTCATCATCGTCATGGTTCCGGACACCCCGCAGGTCGATGATGTGCTGTTCCGCGCCGATGGCGTGGCAGCCGGTGTGAGTGCGGGCAAGGTGGTGATCGACATGAGTTCGATCTCCCCCACCGCCACCAAGGCGTTCGCGGCGAAGATCAATGCAAAAGGCGCGCAGTACCTCGACGCCCCGGTGTCCGGCGGTGAAGTCGGCGCCAAGGCCGCGACGCTGAGCATCATGGTCGGTGGCGACAGCGCCGCCTTCGAGCGTGCCCTGCCGCTGTTCCAGGCCATGGGCAAGAACATCACCCTGGTGGGCGGCAACGGCGACGGTCAGACGGCGAAAGTGGCGAATCAGATCATCGTCGCCCTGAACATCCAGGCCGTGGCCGAAGCCCTGTTGTTCGCCGCGAAAAACGGCGCCGACCCGGCCAAGGTCCGCGAAGCGCTCATGGGCGGCTTCGCTTCATCGAAGATCCTGGAAGTGCACGGCGAGCGCATGATCAAGGGCACCTTCGACCCGGGTTTCCGCATCAGCCTGCACCAGAAAGACCTGAACCTGGCCCTGCAAGGCGCCAAGGAACTGAACATCAACCTGCCCAATACCGCCAACGCCCAGCAAGTGTTCAGCACCTGCGCGGCCATTGGCGGCAGCAATTGGGACCACTCGGCGCTGATCAAGGGGTTGGAGCATATGGCCAATTTCTCCATCCGCGACAAATAAGCCCTGCACTACCCCCTGTGGGAGCGAGCTTGCTCGCTCCCACAGGGTCCGCATCAACGCTAAGAATAAAAATCGGGAGCCCGCCATGTCGGTCGATCCGCAACAACTGCTCCGCGAGCTGTTTGCCACAGCCATCGACGCGGCCCATCCGCAGCACGTCCTTGAACCCTATCTGCCCAGCGATCGCAGTGGCCGGGTGATCGTCATCGGGGCCGGCAAGGCCGCCGCCGCCATGGCGCAAGTGGTCGAGCGTTGCTGGCAGGGCGAAGTCTCTGGCCTGGTGGTGACCCGCTACGGCCATGGGGCGCCCTGCCAGAAAATCGAAGTGGTCGAAGCCGCCCATCCGGTGCCCGACGCCGCTGGCCTGGCCGTGGCCCAGCGGGTGCTGGAAATGGTCAGCCATCTCAGCGAAGACGACCGCGTCATCTTCCTGTTGTCTGGCGGCGGTTCTGCCCTGCTCGCCTTGCCCGCCAAAGGCCTGACCCTGGCCGACAAACAATCGATCAACAAGGCCTTGCTCAAGTCCGGCGCCACCATCGGCGAGATGAACTGCGTGCGCAAGCATCTCTCGGCGATCAAGGGCGGGCGCCTGGGCAAAGCCTGCTGGCCGGCGACGGTCTATACCTATGCGATTTCCGACGTACCGGGCGACCTCGCCACGGTCATCGCCTCCGGCCCCACCGTGGCCGACCCGAGCACGTCGGCCGAAGCCCTGGCGATCCTCAAGCGCTACCAGATCGAGGTGCCGGCCTCGGTGCACCGCTGGT includes:
- a CDS encoding 2-hydroxy-3-oxopropionate reductase translates to MAKIGFIGTGIMGHPMALNLQKAGHSLFLSQHHDAAPADLLAGGAVALANPKEVAQEAEFIIVMVPDTPQVDDVLFRADGVAAGVSAGKVVIDMSSISPTATKAFAAKINAKGAQYLDAPVSGGEVGAKAATLSIMVGGDSAAFERALPLFQAMGKNITLVGGNGDGQTAKVANQIIVALNIQAVAEALLFAAKNGADPAKVREALMGGFASSKILEVHGERMIKGTFDPGFRISLHQKDLNLALQGAKELNINLPNTANAQQVFSTCAAIGGSNWDHSALIKGLEHMANFSIRDK
- a CDS encoding DUF808 domain-containing protein; the protein is MAGSSLLVLIDDIATVLDDVALMTKMAAKKTAGVLGDDLALNAQQVSGVRAERELPVVWAVAKGSFINKLILVPSALAISAFVPWLVTPLLMVGGAYLCFEGFEKLAHKFLHSPAEDQAEHAQLVEAVADPAVDLVAFEKDKIKGAVRTDFILSAEIIAITLGTVADAPLTQQVIVLSGIAIVMTVGVYGLVAGIVKLDDLGLWLTQKPGQAAKSIGGAILRAAPYMMKSLSVIGTAAMFLVGGGILTHGVPVVHHWIEGVAASAGGAGFIVPMLLNAVAGIVAGAAVLVGVLAVGKVWKALKG
- a CDS encoding GlcG/HbpS family heme-binding protein — protein: MSALTLKVALGLAGQALAAGREVSAAPLTVAVLDSGGHLITLQREDGASLLRPPIAIGKAWGAIALGKGSRLLAQDAQQRPAFFAALNGVGQGSVVPAPGGVLIRDQDGKVLGAIGVSGDVSDLDEQVAVRAVEGVGLLADAGATA
- the hyi gene encoding hydroxypyruvate isomerase, yielding MPRFAANLSMLFTELDFLARFEAAAKAGFTGVEYLFPYDYSSAELKALLQAHGLTQVLFNLPAGDWAKGERGIACLPDRVEEFRSGVDLAIAYAQVLGNTQVNCLAGICPQNCDTALVEKTFVANLKYAAEKLQAKGIKLVMEAINTRDIPGFYLNNTAQALSIREQVGSANLFLQYDIYHMQIMEGDLARTLSAHLGEINHVQLADNPGRNEPGTGEINYHFLFEHLDRIGYQGWVGCEYKPLTSTEAGLGWLKTHNAI
- a CDS encoding TetR/AcrR family transcriptional regulator; amino-acid sequence: MSTIRERNKALILRAASEEFADKGFAATKTSDIAAKAGLPKPNVYYYFKSKENLYREVLESIIEPILQASTPFNADGVPGEVLSNYIRSKIRISRDLPFASKVFASEIMHGAPHLSPDLVEQLNAQARHNIDCIQTWIDRGQIAPIDPNHLMFSIWAATQTYADFDWQISAVTGKAKLDEADYEAAAQTIIRLVLKGCEVS
- the gcl gene encoding glyoxylate carboligase, which produces MSKMRAIEAAVLVMRREGVDTAFGIPGAAINPLYSALQKVGGIDHVLARHVEGASHMAEGYTRTKAGNIGVCIGTSGPAGTDMVTGLYSASADSIPILCITGQAPRARLHKEDFQAVDITSIVKPVTKWATTVLEPGQVPYAFQKAFYEMRSGRPGPVLIDLPFDVQMAEIEFDIDTYQPLPLAKPAANRAQVEKALAMLNQAERPLLVAGGGIINADASELLVEFAELTGIPVIPTLMGWGTIPDDHPLMVGMVGLQTSHRYGNATLLKSDVVLGIGNRWANRHTGSVEVYTEGRRFIHVDIEPTQIGRVFTPDLGIVSDAASALAVFIEVAREWQVAGKLKDRSAWLQDCQQRKASLQRKTHFDNVPVKPQRVYEEMNQVFGKDTCYVSTIGLSQIAGAQFLHVYKPRHWINCGQAGPLGWTIPAALGVVKADPSRKVVALSGDYDFQFMIEELAVGAQFKLPYIHVVVNNSYLGLIRQAQRGFDMDYCVQLSFDNLNAPELNGYGVDHIAVAEGLGCKALRVFEPSGIQPALRQAQAMIEEFKVPVIVEIILERVTNISMGTEINAVNEFEDLALVGNDAPTAISLLD
- a CDS encoding glycerate kinase type-2 family protein — protein: MSVDPQQLLRELFATAIDAAHPQHVLEPYLPSDRSGRVIVIGAGKAAAAMAQVVERCWQGEVSGLVVTRYGHGAPCQKIEVVEAAHPVPDAAGLAVAQRVLEMVSHLSEDDRVIFLLSGGGSALLALPAKGLTLADKQSINKALLKSGATIGEMNCVRKHLSAIKGGRLGKACWPATVYTYAISDVPGDLATVIASGPTVADPSTSAEALAILKRYQIEVPASVHRWLQSPESETIKPGDPSLARSHFQLIARPQQSLEAAAVKARQAGFSPLILGDLEGESREVAKVHAGIARQIALYGQPLAAPCVILSGGETTVTVRGDGRGGRNAEFLLSLTDSLKGHPGIYALAGDTDGIDGCEDNAGALMTPDSYRRAAELGLSASDELDNNNGYGYFAALDGLIVTEPTRTNVNDFRAILILESPRHDAC
- a CDS encoding serine/threonine protein kinase, encoding MLRSLRFAAFAGGLILSASALAVDIDAASYGYPLTNPFEATIATTPPDLRPELPAIEDINQADHSLTLRPEREFILPDNFWPVKSLTYRMATQDKPAPLIFLIAGTGARYDSTLNEYLKQLYYKAGYHVVQLSSPTSFDFMSAASRFATPGISKEDAEDMYRVMQAVRAQNPKLPVTEYYLTGYSLGALDAAFVAHLDETRRSFNFKKVLLLNPPVNLYTSITNLDKLVQTEVKGINNTTTFYELVLNKLTRYFQQKGYIDLNDALLYDFQQSKQHLSNEQMAMLIGTSFRFSAADIAFTSDLINRRGLIIPPKFPITESTSLTPFLKRALQCDFDCYLTEQVIPMWRARTDGGSLLQLVDQVSLYALKDYLQASPKIAVMHNADDVILGPGDLGFLRKTFGDRLTVYPLGGHCGNLNYRVNSDAMLEFFRG
- a CDS encoding VacJ family lipoprotein; protein product: MAKYLLLIAALMSAGMVHADNSKANAPVVVDSDGFKEPLSKLKFNPGLDQREFERSTLNALNVYDPLESWNRRVYHFNYRFDQWVFLPVVDGYQYITPSFVRTGVSNFFNNLGDVPNLMNSLLQFKGKRSMETTARLLLNTTVGIAGLWDPATAMGLPRQSEDFGQTLGFYGVPGGAYFVLPIFGPSNLRDTSGLLVDYTAESAINFLNVSEVSGNHPELLLLRAVDKRYQTSFRYGQLNTPFEYEKVRYVYTESRKLQIAE